GCATTTTATTGAAATGCTGTTGAAGCACAAGATGTCCGCCATACCTCTTGCTGgcttcctccctcctcctcctcctccttcacctTCTTCTCCATCTGAACCCGCCACTCCGTCCTCAATCTTGTACTTCTTCTTCCACTCCTCGTAACTGAGCGCTTGTTAAGTACAATAACGAAATATTGGCATTGACTCAAATTTGCACAATGAAGTCGGAAAAGTGATCGCAAGAAGACGTGAGGCGTTTGTGCAAAGGATACAagttcttcttgttcttcttcttgtggATGGTTTGACCACCATCGAGTTTAATCCTCTTCTTCTGATCCTCTTTGCCCGTTTCTGTGACAAAGCGCTTCCTCTTTCGGTCCCTACAAATCAAATCGGAGTAAATGTTGAGCAGAAGACACGCTGACGTTGTAAACGCGTTAACATTTTCACGTCACCATTTCATAATTTTCTTGTGCTGGTTGAGTTGTTCCCCTTCGTCTCCCATGAGGTCGAGGACGGCGGAGGACGCTTGCGTTTCGAAGGCGCTGCCTTCGCGGCCTAAACTTAACCTAAAAGCCCAAAGACCCTGCGTGAAGCTCAAATCCGAGAACACTTCATTCGTGTGACACTTCACAATATTCTGTCACCCTCTCTCCGAGTTGAAGTCTTTGGGTCTGTAGGGGATGTAGTACTCGTCGTCTTTTGTCGCGTCTTGTTTGCCTCGCTTGTTCTTCGGGCGCTCTTCTTCCTGATGACTGTTCCTCTTCCCACCAACCACCTCTGAAAAGACTTCCTGTAAGGAAAGAaagcgccttttttttttcaacctaaGATGCGCTGAAAACAATTGTTTTGAAACAGAGTACAAAAGGTACCACCGTACTTCAAAATagaaccttaaaggtcaagtgtggtgaaatggatgatttttagtgtattaatgaaaaaacgggagccggtatggacccatccgttttttttcaccacaaaacatgattttgccgtttatggctttttgtaactcgcgccatgaaaatcctctcgagggatttgtttttgacaagacgCAGgaatacatggcaggaccgccctcaagtggacttgttgcTCTCTATTCGTTTTACCTGCGGTAAGGTAGATCGTTGTTCTTTGGTGTTAGCCAAAaggctggctcgttgcattgctggatattgctcgaacactcgggaggttggatttacccttcataagtttccaagagacccggttcatcgtgaaaaatggattgcacgacgagagcttcgtgggttccaaatgacaggcaggtgtgtatagagctaccaaaaaatagtttggtggggaccacgtaatccgtttctcataacttaacaaaagatctgcgtgcGTATGACAgtcgtgctaaatgtgtcgatgtgcgcggagGCTTCCGCCGGGCTGGCTCGTACATACCGTCtggaagtctgttgttagataaaagtgatccgcatatcatctaaatatggttcgaaacaatCAGGTAATATTatcccggacacttcactcgattgtgagatgttctcttctttgaaaagagcttccgtgtcgctTCGTATATGGGCGGACGAGCATGTggcttggccgtgatccgcatatcatctaaatatggctcgaaacgatagggtaatattgccccggtcacttcactccgttgtgtgatgttctcttcttcgaaaaaagagcttccgtgtcagaaggggcgtgttcgtctcccatagtacgCGGCAAAGCGTGTTTTCAaaggcgaatgtcccagtgtgacatcacagacagtagatgcagccaatacggcgaccacttggatgtcaaatgatacttccgcaactttgcgcatggatgacgcactctccactcatatttattttttcgtatagacattgtagtgaataatgttatatgtatttttcatgtaaatatctattttagaatgtttacggggatgacacttgacctttaaaaatattGACTGTCGTTACCTGTAGTGCGTCGTCATCCTCGCTGGAGTCGGCAGCGTCTTTCCCGGCCGGGACGGTGACGGGCTTATGAAGGTGTTTCTCGGCAGCCAGACTTTCTCTGTTCTTGCTGAATTTGTCCACCCGCCGCGAGTCCTTAGAGCGCTTGGCCCGCATCACCTCGTTGGCGGTCGTCTTGCTGGTGGCGTTGATTTCGAAGATAGTCTAGGCGATAAGGTAAACGGGAAAATAATTGCATTTCGTAATTTCTGgcgtacagagcgcacctgcttataagcctcacccagtacatttgtaaaggaaataccatttggtacatacataagccgcacccgtgtaaaagctgcaagtgcccacattgaaacccacattgatataatacatataacacggtacacagaaacagttttcaaagttttaataacttAGCTTAGTTtatcatagcaacaacacggtagcacgaatagggctgttaaaaaaaaaaaaaacatgccggtaaaaataaacaaccgtGGCAGCGACACAGTagaaacacggtagcacagcactaacagggccggtttaaaaaaaaaaaaaccacacctaaatcactgagacgcggcagtaacaccgCAGCAacaacgctagcacagcgctaacagggccggtttaaaaagaaacataccagtaaaagtaacttcctcggcacatatattccaccggtctcacgcttacctttttcgctcgagtgcccccttgcggccgttagaaaaaaaaatgcccaaattagccgcatcattaccgcataaaccgcagggttgaaagcctgtgaaaaaagtcgcggtttataggctggaaattacggtacataaacCCATTACCCTCCATTAAGATTTGGATTAATTAAAAGCTTTGATATGAATGAGGTCCTTCGAAAAATCTGTTAGCAAAAAGGCACGCgcgtcaaagtcatttttactgCGAACCACATCACGGTTATAGTGTCAATCAGAGGGCCGTCAGGACTAAAATATCAATGTATAACTgcctcatatttttccaaatgtacaaCAAATTGATAACAAACTAGCTTTAAAATCAGAAGCTAAGCtgttacaaaacatttcaaaagggGGACTTGTTCCAAAGAAAAGGCCTGCAATTCTCATCGCATTAAAAGTGAAGACATTTTGCAATTTCATAATTTAGCATGAAACAAAGTTGGCACGTGCTTTTCTTTCGCCGGGCATAATTAACGATTGGGCAGGCCGGATTTGGGCCCGTGGGCcctgaatttgacacctgtgcggtAGAAATTTGAGAATGCCTACATTAAAAAGTTCTGTCATAAGTCATGGAATAACACACTCACCGATTTGGATTTGTAGCCCTTGATGGCATCAACTAGCTGAAGGCGTTCCAGTTCAGTTTTCTCCAAACCGGACcctaacaaaacaaacacagtcAAAAACGTGTGCCTGACGGGCGGCTTTCACCGTTGAGCCGTTCCTCTCGAGGCGCACCCAGCAAAGGATGGACGGCCACGCGGGACAGGTCCATGTCCTTCACTCGTCTGATGGACTCGGCCGACGGGCTGGGCCGAGACTTGAGGTACTGCTTGTAGGCGTTCTCCGAGACGCGGTGCATGTTCTGCAGGTCCTGAGAGTTGCTGTGCGCCGACATCAGGTTGGCGGCTTCGTCATCCAGGATGCTTTGAGGCACGCGGCCGAACACGCCGTCCGAATCTGCGGGGAGACCCCTTTTGCGTTTGATACAAATGGGACTTTTTGGTTCTgtttctacaaaaaaataataaacgcCCGACCTGCCGTGTGCTCTGGCGTGGCCAGCTGCATGGGTTTGCCCAGGAAAAGGTGAAGGTCAAAGACGAAAGGAATCTCGTCCGGACAAATCATGCTGTAGGCCGTGCCGCTGCGCCCCGCTCGGCCCACCCGACCTGGGAAGTAGATACCGTTGAACATTTAGTTGACGGACAGAAATTAGGATAATCCTATTTTCCTCTTGTTTAAAATGGGAAACCTCTTTTAAAGACTTCATGCAATCATATTTGaagaaattattacatttttgttttttttaaaaatcctagAGTCTtttaaaacatactaaataaTCCATAAAATTAACACAAgggacgacaaaaaaaaatctagtaaaaaaaaaaaacaaacatgaaaaaataaataaacaaagacaaatgatcCTCAAAAATCCTAtcattaaatatccatccattttctttgccgcttatcctcacgagggtcgcggggatcattaaatatgttatatataatattcaaGATGGtgacatggtggatcagctggtaaagcgttggcctcacagttctgaggttccgggtttgatcccagacccCCCCtgtcctcgtgcctgcgtgggtttcctccaggctttccggtttcctcccacatcccaaaaacatgccctcacagttttaaggtccccgggttcaatcccagacccacttgtgtggagtttgcacgttttccccatgcctgcgtgggatttcctcccacatcccaaaaacacgcaacattaaatggacacactaaattgcccctcggtgttaTTATGAgcgtgagtgtttgtctctatgtgccctgcgattggctggcaaccagttcagggtgtacccccgcctcctgccccttagcagctgagataggctccagcactccccgcgacccttgtgaggataagcggctatgaaaatggatggatgaatgaatattacAGATGTCACAGAAATGAATGTTTACATTGGAAAACATTATTGACAGAAAATTATATTGGTGGAAAGTACAATTAAGTTTTAAATGTGATTACATTAATACAACTCAAATTGCTGCTTATGATGGTGGAAATGCATATTACAATTTAGAGATAAAGAAAAATGGGGGGatttctttaattaaaaaagaaaatatatatatatatatatatatatataattgcaaAGATAACAACTTCAACTTCTTGTCAACTGACACAAAGTACATGCAGTTTAATAAAGATTAGCTCCAaatagaacatccatccatcaattttctttgccgctcatcctcacaagggtcacggggagtgctgaagcctatcccaggtgtcaatgggcaggaggcggggtacaccctgaactggtcgccagccaatcgcagggcacagtcacactcacaatcacacctaggggcaatttagtgtccaattaaagcatgtttttttgatgtgggaggaaatcggagtgcccacccggagaaaacccacgcaggcacggggagaacatgcaaagtccacgcaggcggggccgagatcgaatccgggtcctcagaactgtgagggcgaCGTTTTACCGGCAAACAGAATATTTGTCAGGAATTCTAATTTGATATCCCCAACCTTAGGTTCCAATTTCTTGCACCATAAACCTTTCACTGATGTGTACGCCCCATCTCCAATCTGCCGTTTTCTCACCGACTCTGTGCAAGAAGAGCTTTGACTTGGAGGGAAAGTTGTAGTTGATGACGTTGTCCAGCAGCGGGATGTCGATCCCGCGAGCGGCCACGTCCGTCACGATGAGCACCATGGCTCTGCGGTGCACAAACTTCCCGATGTTTATCTTCCTGGCCGTCTGATCCAGGGCGCTGTAGATATAGGCGCACTCCACGCCTTCCGACGACAGCAGCTGTGCAATCGCCGCGAACGTTAGGATCTTGCCCAAACGCGACGCTTCCGGGCGGTTTTATAGCGGTGCGCTGACCTCTTTGATGTACTCCACGTGATGCTTGGTGGCGGCGAAGACCACCGTCTGCTCCTGAGGCTTGATCACGTTCCTCAGGAGGTGGAGAAGCAGCGCCGGCTTGTCGTCCACCCGCAGGTGGAAGAACGACAGCTTTGGGTAAGAAAAGAAGGCACTTGAAATACATGCCCACAACTTAATACTtaaattattagtatttttttttattattacttttatcaGGTCACTGAGCTTAGAGTCCACATCCAAACGGATCAGCACTGGTTCCGTCAGCCctgggaagaaaaacaactgtcacgcatttttttttttacagattctACTCAGAACTAGCAACAACCCAAGCACTTCCCATAGACTCACAAATCTacaagttacaaaaagccatatatgtcaaaatcatgttttgtggtgaaaaaacagatgggtccatacccactgccgtttttttcattaataacatcctaaaaatcatgcattacatgatagtggccctttaagtgatTGTCAGAGCCAAGGTCACATTGGAAATAATCTCACCGGCTTTGGCAAACTCCACCAGCAGCTTGGGCAGCGTGGCAGAGAACAGCAAAGTCTGTCTAGTGTCCGGAAGCCTCCTGATGATCTCCTGAAGCTGCTCGGCGAAGCCCATCTCAAACAACCTTGAAAGGGCGAGGAACGTTAGCGCAGACGTTCGTGGGATTCGATTTCGAGCTTGCGAAAGGAACGCGCGACATTTGAGTCACCTGTCGGCCTCGTCGAACACCACGTACTCCACTTTGTTCAACTTCAGGTTCATTTCCTGGACGATGTGCATGAGACGGCCGGGGGTGCCGATGATTCTGGAGGACACCGAGAAAGGTTATCGACacgaaaaagacattttgatcGTTGTACGGGACATATTGTGGGAAactgactttttaattgcttgtatcCTAATAACCAGGTCTCGGCAGGACCTGTACACCCATGCTTGACTCACCACAAGTCAATATTGTTTTTAtcgaaaactctaaattgtccatgtgtgtgaatgtgaggacAAGTGCAAAAATTGACGCATGGATGTTTCCTTTAAATAATGCCAATCTGAACAACGTATCGTTCTAGACTACAACACAAAACGCCAAAGTTTTGTTTGTACTCACATGTCAGGGTTCTCATGAAGCGCAGCAAACTGGTCTTCCAAACTGGTGGACACAGAAATTGATTTACGAGGACAcatttgaaagtaaacataaaaaaaaaaaaaataatgggggggggggggagaaccaCACCTGTCCCCACCGAGGATCAGGGTCGTCTTCAGTTTCGTGAGCATCCCCAACTGCAATGATCAAATGAGATGAAATATAACTTATTTCCACGCTTTCTTCATGTCATCCCGCTTGTCGTCTTACTTCTTTTGTGAACCTCATGGTCTGCAGGGCCAGCTCTCTGGTCGGGGTCAGGATGAGGGCCCTGGCCCCCGTCTGGGCTTGCGGCGCCTTCAGCTTCTCGAACATGGGCACCAGGAAGGCGGCCGTCTTGCCGCTGCCCGTCCGGGCCATGGCCACGACGTCCTTGCCGTCCAGAATGACCGGGATCGTCTGTATGTGCGGAGGGTGAGATTAGCGTATATCATATCAATATAAATCGTGCATATTTGAGGATGTAAATCGAGGACAGAGCTCACTTTTCTTTGGATTGGCGTCGGGACTTTATAGCCCTTCTTCATGATGCCCTTGAAGACTGGGTAACAGAGTCCtagccacacacaaaaatataatttatcaaTACAGCTGCAatgaaagtacattttttattcagtgaTATCACAGTTCATCCTTTGCAACCCTCGCTATATGGCAGATATTTTTTGATATGGTCTGCATATCACAGACATTCACATATCTCGTGGTCATTGTAACTGCATTGTTTAACTGGATAACAACTATTTTTTGCCATATTTCAGAGTGACACAAAGTCAATGAAATGTTGTTTGTTGTGGTGACTCTCACCCATGGATTGAAATCCTCcagatttcttcttcttcttgttctgcgCCCGGACCAGCTCCCTGGTGTCCGGCTCCACATCCGATAAGCAGTCCGATGCTGCGGGGAAGCGCAACAGCTTCCCCCTGGACTGTTGGAAATAGCAAATAACGAATAAAACAACCTAGTTTACAAATGATAGATGTTATCCAAAGATAATGTTCTGTATGTCCCCTGATTGTGGGTATTAAATAAAATAGACTATGTTGTGCAACATTGGAAGGCCTAGCAGTCAACATCTTCTTCACAGCTCTAAGATTTTGTTAGCACTTCTGCCAAATTTTATTCTATGCAGTCCAATTACTGGCGAGCTTTTTTGTATGTTgaacactgaaaaaaattattttgcttttttttaactcgttATTACAATAATTCCCTAtgttgtttctatttttttccctttgtcaAATGGAATCCAACAGTATTAAAGTTGTACATGACGTATGTTTACTTTATAATGGCCATTTACTATTTCCAATCAAAATTTTTCAACCTGAacaaattttgaaaacaaaagtgtgAAGGGGGCATCCGGATTTGAACCGGAGACCtcttgatctgcagtcaaatgctCTACCACTGAGCTATACCCCCGATACACATCGCTCGCCAGAGTGGACTCAATACTCCTAACCCCGTCCACGAACAACCTAAGTCCGAGTTTTGACATATGTTGGCGTATGACAATAATTCATAAGACTTACTGAATCATCGTCTTTGATTTGGACATCCAGTTCGAAGTCTCCGTCGTCAGAGTCTGACTTGGGCTCTCGGCCGGCAGAGTGCTTCTTCCGTTTagtcatcttcttcttcctttgcGCCATGTCGAAGTTTAAAAACGAGTCTTCTTTTACAAGCCACGGGTCGAAAAGAACACAACAAACTAGTTTGGAAAGTTCATGTTGTGTACGAAAGGCGCAGCGGCGAGTCAGGCCGCCATGTTGTAAACACGTGTGAACtacttcttcgtcttcttctatTCTTCTTCTATTTCCGCTTCTTGACTGCCGAGAGTCGGTTGCAGTTCTCGACCGCCACCTATTGATTGGCATGAAACGTACAGGTCTGTTGACTTTCCAAACAGGAATAAGAATAATAACAAATTACTTTGTACAAATACACACTAGCTACAAGAGCCTGAAAAATGTAATGATAATCTATAAAATAACTGtatcaaagaataaaaaaagaacatcaagACCTTTCACAAAATTTAAAACCACAGAACAAAATTACCATTTTCTATGCTTTTGCTATTGATAGGTATGTGTTTGAGTAATATTATAATTTATTCTATTAACCACTGAAATCACAACTATCAAACAACAATGCAAATATTGTCATTCAAAAGATGCATTTGCAAAACATGAAAGAGCCAGTGCATGGCACAGTGGTTGACTTGTTTgggcgtttgcctcacagttctgcggaccggggttcaaaactcagccccacatgtgtggagtttctcaTCAATACGTATTGGTACCCCAATAAATGCCACTACCCCAAGTACTCCAAATACAATGACACTCtctgtatttaaatatttcaaatgcaCTAAggcacatgtgtcaaactcaaggcccgggggccagatctggcccaccacgtgattttatgtggcctgcgaagtcaaatctagagtgtcaatttccatgatttgtctacaaatctgtaccaaaattgcaaattgtcatatatcacaGATGATAAAGTTTGAACAAGCATTtctttgtgttaccaaatgtgaatagtttaaaaacacattacccttgatttctgattccaaaacttgttcataaattgatagtgtataaatatgatgagatgatgaaatatttttgttccacagtcataacggccctctgattGAAatcggaacaacaatgtggcccacgagaaaaattagtttgacacccctgctctaaggcACAATagatttatataaatatataaatttcaCGTCCAAAAAAATTGCTTACCAATAGCTATCAACTTTAAAAAGGATTTATACTCCAATATTGGACACCTTGCCCCTATAATCAACAAATGTTCACTGATTGGATTCTACACTTATAATATAAACGttttaaaaaagtttgtttacagtatttttaattgattttacggtaaataaaaaagtaaCCCAAAAGAGTATGAATTTGTCGCTCGGAAAGGACTTTCAGCGCGCAACTTTCGTCTCGTTTACTGGCGGCCGGAgcgggtttgttttgtttgtttatttatgtatgtatttaaatCGCCCGGCGGAAATGTGTCCTTCGGATGATAACGCCGACACTAATGTGGCAGCCAAAACGTGCTGTTTGAAGTCAAGCGGGCTGACGTACAGTAAATAAGTCAACGCCATGGCGACGGCCCGCAGCTAATGCCATTCGTATTCCCCTGGCGGAGCTCGGCTGCCGTGGCCTGGAGCCCAAAATCGGtttgcgcgcgcgcacacaccatcaaaaatacacaaacacaagtgtcgtttttttttggttttttttttttaaagaccatgTATGTAATTCAAGGAGTGTAAAAGGTGATCAGATTATTTTGGCTCGGGAATCACTTCCACATGGTGTGAGTCTGGCATTTAGTTACGTGACGCTGCTTATGAGTCACCGGGGCTTTGCGTGGCCGtgaaacaaacccccccccccccaaaaaaaaaaaaaaagtagtatgtTTTGCTAGCTTTATCCCATCTCTCATAAATCCCTTTACGAGAACTTTCACCTTCATCCATGACACCTACCAATAACAAATTGATTCACGGGGGTGGTAATGTAGGCCGTGATGAGCTGGATGCTGAGCTGCggctgagtgtgtgtgtaacctttacattttttttttttttttttaatgtggcgcAAGTTGTGTCAGCGAGAACACATTAATGCGCAAACACTCACCAGTGGCTAAGTGCGTGAACGCGAGTCATTAGGGGAACAGATGTCAGAGTCATGTCTCAGGTTAAATTTGAGTTGAGGATGTTCCCGTGTGGCGTGCGTGCGGCGAGCAAGCAGATGCTGCTGCCTCTAAGCCGGCGAGATTGAGGTGGCGGCGtgggggggttgtggggggggggggctgtttaaATTAAGAGATTTGCGGAGTTGGTGATTTGGGAAGGCCAACTTTTAAAACAGTGGCGGAGGTGGCTTGAAATCTCTTTTTGTTTATCGCTCCTTGTGATCACGAAAACGGTCGTCCCTCGCGCAATTTTACATCAGACATCATTTGAGATTGCAGACTTTAGACACGCGTAGAGAGTCGACCGAAAAGCAAAACCGGCTTTCGATCCCGGTCCCCACcccgtgttgagtttgcatgttctccccccgtgcctgtgcgggttttctccgggtgggcactccggtttcctctcacatcccaaaaacacgcaacattaattgtacactctaaattgcaccttggtgtgattgtgagtgcgactgttgtctgtctcaatgtgccctgcgatcggctggcgaccatttgagggtgtaccccgcctcctgcccgttgacatctgggataggctccagcgctccccgcgaccctcgtggggataagcggcaaaagaaaacggatggatgattcTTCGTGTTTGCAGAGTATTCTGATTTCTGGAGGGTGGCGTGCGTGTCTAGCACACTTGCCcgcttcacagttctaaggttcgAGTTTGACTCTTGCCTTAGGAGTTGAGCCCGATTCATTCTCCCGAGCAACAAgtgccaaaagaaaaatgtaaccaCAGGAATATCTCAATAAATTCGTATTACAGTGTTCCTCCACTATTCGTAAATCCAAATATAACTGCTCCCCCCCTAAAACAAGCTCTGCCTGATGACCAAATTTTCTCCAATATTCTAATTTATTAACTCTCCTCTACCCTGCAAGCCTACTAGAGTTCAAAGGGCAAACTCGTTCCAATGTTTGTAGTCCTGCGAAACAATTCTCAAAGAAAGTCCACCAAATGTAAGCATATGCACACAATTAGCCACGTGTCAAAAATGCCTCCTGATTTGCAACCCGCTCTGCATTGCAGCAACGCCAGGGCCGCGGCGCCGCGTCAACGTGATGCCGCCACCCCCAGTGACAGCGGCAGATGGTGACGGGGCCCCGGGCGGTGCCCCCGCTGCCCCCGACGCCCTGGGCGCGGGGACAGAGCAGCCATGCACAAAATACGCGGCCACTTATTGCGTCTGAAGATGCTGAAGGAGCAGCTCTTACGTGCTACATGCTTATTATTGTATGCTTgtgaaaaatgcaataaaaatattcactcatccctccattttatgagctgctaatcctcacaagggtttgcggtagtgctggagccaatcccagctgtcaacgggcaggaggcggggtacacactgaactggtcgccagccaatcgcagggcacatagagataaacagtcgcactcacaatcacacctcggggcaatttacagtgtccgattaatgttgcgtgtttttgggatgtgggaggaaatcccacgcaggcatggggaaaacgtgcaaactccacacaagtgggtctgTGATTAAaccccgggaccttagaactgtgagggcaatgctgtAACCAGTTGCTACACTGTTCCACCGTAATAAAAATATGCAGTGACAAAATTATTGTTGCCGGTCACGCCGTAGCTTTACACATGTTGCTAGGGAAAATTTTCCCTGCGGAAAAATCAGCACCCTTACTGTGCTGTTTCATGGCAACCTGGGGTCAAGGGTTTTGCTGCCCCCGAGAAAGGACGGGGGGAGAGGAAAAAGTAATGTATTTCCATCTCCTCAAAAAAGTACATTATTTGaacagattaaaataaaaatataaccacCATGGTATATTATATACATAGATAAAAAGTGCATGTACTAATCTTTTCTACTGTGGTGGGGCAGTGCCCCACTTGCCCCAAAAGCAATATGGTCCCTGCTAATTATATCCTACAGAAACATATTGttgccacaccccaaaaaaaaaaaaaaaaaaaaagatcacgtttcacattgtaatgtgaatcatttcacgttataatgtgaatcgttttcaCATTGTAATGTGTATTTAACCACTTTATAATGTGgattgtttcacattataatgtacaattgtttcacattataacgtacaaaacgataaataaataaatttcacccctcCAAAAAAGGCAATTACTTCCCGTTCGGGCGGGCGGTAGCAATCTGCTTCCATAAGACACCATTTAGTCATTTAGTGTTccacaaaatgtgaatttagtGAGCTTTTTACAGAGTCGTGGTGTACCCGAAGATTCCCTCTTGCGTGAAGATTGCCTCTTACGCGTGGATCAAGAACATCTAAGTTTATGTATATAGAAAACCTGGGTTGATGTACAGGAATGTATATGGTTTGATATATAACTCTAAAAGACCTCCACCCGCCTGAACCAGAAgtttataatgtgaaacgattcacattataacgtgtaattaatcacattataatgtgaaataattcacattatactgtgaaacgattcacattataacgtgtaattaactgCATTATAATGTTAAccatatcatgttataatgtggtaGTGAcctgtttgtttttggtgtggcagcaatacgcttccgtaatatccactcacacagacacacacacacacacacacacacacaaaaaatcgcAATTGACTCGGGAGAAACTATTATCAA
This DNA window, taken from Syngnathoides biaculeatus isolate LvHL_M chromosome 17, ASM1980259v1, whole genome shotgun sequence, encodes the following:
- the ddx54 gene encoding ATP-dependent RNA helicase DDX54; this translates as MLSGLSWRLEQDLPIQDGGCSGTGFPPLCTMDLRDKEHHSQEEATLYSTLTLPHLTCTEAVLEALVRVGAGEHLWVGAAHVHVALTLDDVAAIALQSLHCTGAHKRWRSRTATDSRQSRSGNRRRIEEDEEVVHTCLQHGGLTRRCAFRTQHELSKLVCCVLFDPWLVKEDSFLNFDMAQRKKKMTKRKKHSAGREPKSDSDDGDFELDVQIKDDDSSRGKLLRFPAASDCLSDVEPDTRELVRAQNKKKKKSGGFQSMGLCYPVFKGIMKKGYKVPTPIQRKTIPVILDGKDVVAMARTGSGKTAAFLVPMFEKLKAPQAQTGARALILTPTRELALQTMRFTKELGMLTKLKTTLILGGDSLEDQFAALHENPDIIIGTPGRLMHIVQEMNLKLNKVEYVVFDEADRLFEMGFAEQLQEIIRRLPDTRQTLLFSATLPKLLVEFAKAGLTEPVLIRLDVDSKLSDLIKLSFFHLRVDDKPALLLHLLRNVIKPQEQTVVFAATKHHVEYIKELLSSEGVECAYIYSALDQTARKINIGKFVHRRAMVLIVTDVAARGIDIPLLDNVINYNFPSKSKLFLHRVGRVGRAGRSGTAYSMICPDEIPFVFDLHLFLGKPMQLATPEHTADSDGVFGRVPQSILDDEAANLMSAHSNSQDLQNMHRVSENAYKQYLKSRPSPSAESIRRVKDMDLSRVAVHPLLGSGLEKTELERLQLVDAIKGYKSKSTIFEINATSKTTANEVMRAKRSKDSRRVDKFSKNRESLAAEKHLHKPVTVPAGKDAADSSEDDDALQEVFSEVVGGKRNSHQEEERPKNKRGKQDATKDDEYYIPYRPKDFNSERGLSLGREGSAFETQASSAVLDLMGDEGEQLNQHKKIMKWDRKRKRFVTETGKEDQKKRIKLDGGQTIHKKKNKKNFYEEWKKKYKIEDGVAGSDGEEGEGGGGGGRKPARGRGRGRGRPQRQGSAAPQFLANGTRVRSELKTSQQILKQRKKQQKHRFLQSGGLKKIRGKNKKWLGEVKKSGFGRGSQKKGKMKKRM